A window of Drosophila sulfurigaster albostrigata strain 15112-1811.04 chromosome X, ASM2355843v2, whole genome shotgun sequence genomic DNA:
TGCTATCAAAATGATAGCAAGCGGAATGCAATggaatgaaacgaaacgaagtgAAATTAGAACCGAATGCAATggaatgaaacgaaacgaagtgAAATCAAAACCGAAAACTACCTGCGAATCAAATGTGAACGTGTGCCAAAGATCAGCTACAAAcagaaatcaaaaaacaaaacgaaaacaaaacacaacaaacactccactctactctactctatGCAAGCAATCAAGCACTCAATCAAACGAAATCAGAGCTTCAATCGCAACCGCACTACGGCCATACACACTAAATGTAagcagccaaaaacaaaataccaaatgtacAATCAAACTacaccaaacaacaacagacaacaaccacaacaacaacaacacactcGGCTCAATCAGcgagtcaatcaatcaaacacAATACAAAACTCAAAACACACAAGtcaagcaaaaaagcaaaaaaaaaaacacacacacaacttggaaacattttgttttggatGGAATGCTGTGGGGGGCTGCCTCTTTGctggttttcattttgcatcaatcagtcaatcaagcTGTTGTcgggtcacacacacacacatacactcacgtACAACATGCACacgaacacaaacacacgcaaaaACATGCATCCATTGTACATGCTCTGTCCCTTTCTGGTCTATGTCtgcagctctctctctctctccctttctctctctgtctctctttctctgtgtgtcaTTTCTCATCTTTCATCTCTGTCATCTGTGTATTGTAATCTCTGTTGGATGTTGTCGCTAACCTCTTACACTGCACtgcactcgctctctctctctctctctctttttacctctctctgtctcgtaccttccttttgtttttgtaactAACACGCCCCGTTATACATTttagttataaaaaaaatatgaaattactgcgaatatattaaattaatcaatttctcttttcttctctctctctctctctcttgctgtctctctcgctcgcgcAGAAACCGCACCACGCAACATTATCGCCATCGCGCCTCGCCCGACTGCAACACCGTCGCCAGCTTTGACAGCTCCACATCTGGTTCACGCAACGGCCTCAACAGGTTTGTGTCTTGGCTCACTTTGCACTGTGCACCCTGTAAAACACTTGATGACAAAAGCTAATTGCTATTGTGTGTGTCTTGGAGCACTTTGCAAAAAAAAGCTAATTACTACTGATTACAAAAGCTAATTAAGCGTTGTGATTTGGCGCACTTTGCAGTGTTCACTTTGTACAACACATAATGACAAAAGCTAATTGCTATGCACTGTGTCTTGGAGCACTTTGCAACATGATAACAAAAGCTAATTACTATGCGTTATGATTTGGCGCACTTTGCAGTGTTCCCTTTGTACAACACATAATGACAAAAACTAATTGCTATGCATTGTGTCTTGGAGCACTTTGCAACATGATAACAAAAGCTAATTACTAGGCGTTATAATTTGGCGCACTTTGCACTGTGCAATATGCACAACACATAATGACAAAAGCTAATTGCTATGGTTTATGTTTTGGTGCACTTTGCACTGTTCACTTTATACATCACACAACATGATAAAAAAAGctaattaatatgcattgTGTCTTGGTGCACTTTGATCAACACTTATTGGCAAAAGCtaattgatgatgatgatgacaacagCTAACTTTGTGACCTCGTTTATTTGAGCACTTTTCTCAACACATGATGACAAAAGCTAATTGCTATGCGTTGTGTCTCGCatcacttttcttttttgcatcgcacatcacatcacatgaAGACAAAAGCTAATTGCAATGCTTTGTGTCTTGGCACAACATGATGACAAAAGCTAATTGCTATGCCTTGTGTTTTGCCTCACTTTGCCCAAAATGATGACAAAATCGAACTTTGTGACTTCGTTTATTTGAGCACTTTTCACAACACATGATGACAAAAGCTAATTGCTATATGACATTTACCTTTCAGATACTATCGCCAGGCCTGGGAGAATCTGCATGAATCGGCCTCGAAGAACAGCTCTCACAATGCGCTGCGTCGCAAGGAGACGCTCGATCCACCAAGCATGACGCGTTCCCGCGACAATCTGCGCGACAATATGCAACGTTCTCGCGAGAATCTCGACAGGtgagcacaaaatatatacatggATATAGAAAGTGAGATACCTAATTCTTATGTGATTTCCTTCTTTGTAGATGTGGCCGCGATAATTATGGAATGCGTGACAACTCGGAGATGGTTGTGTCCGATGTGTGCTTGAAGGGCGAGAAGAAgcggcatcatcatcatcatcacaagAGCAGCTCCCGCAATGGCGATTATCGTGATCGCGATCAATCCGCTGGCCGGCGTGATCATCACAGGCAcagcggtggcggcggcggtggcggtggcgccGGCGGTGGTGGCGGACACTATTGACCAACCATGATCATAACCATCAGTGTGGAGCAATAGCAACGCGCAGCCTTGGCGACgagcaaaaaaagcaaagaaaaaaagaatattatcCATCTGCAGCACAACGagcaaactttttttttttgtttttcaaaacTTACAAATTTTGAACTTAACTTTTAAGCgaggtatttttaatttttttttgtattcgaAACTATTATGAAATGGGCAGCGCTTTAGTTGTTTAGGTCTGTTTATAGCGAAAACGATAAAAGTTAATGGGTTAgaaaaggaagaagaagaagaagtagtaGAAAAAGGAGCCGAAAATGTTGCAagagcaaatttaattgcaacatttgcaaGTCAATAGCAGCGCTACCatagctatatatatatctaccGTATATCTTACTATATATCGTAAATTGTATATCGTAAATCGAATATCGTAAATCGTATACCGTAAATCGTATATCGTAAATCGAATATCGTATTTGCATAATTCCCCCATTTCATCTTATCTTGTCTAATTTATTCTTCAAGATTTTTagttgaaaactttttatGAATTAGTTGtagaaagaaaacaagaaaaaagaaaatgcaaaaaaacaaaaaaaaacgaattgtgtgtggcaaaaggcaaaagcgaaaagcgagGCGTGGCGGTTAAATCGTGTTAGTTATTAATTGAGATACCAGCACAGCCTTCACATTATATCAATATTACTATATGTAGTCCCTCACTCCCCCCTCCACACCACTCCAAAGCATCACCACACCACGCGGCCCCCTTCACCCCCTCCTACACCCACTCTCACTCAATCAGCTGAAATTATGTGCAACTTGGTTTCGCTTGAGAGCGAGAAACTTAAGCCAAATCGACTTGCTCATAGTCGCAATTAACTTAGAAACTCCAGAAATTCCAGAATATGCAATCATAGatcacaaacaaataaaaaacaaaacaaaatgattaaaaagATACCAAgtagcagcagaaaaaaattataaataatattgtagaACGCGTGCCATTAACggcaacaaaaagtaaaaatataaaacgaaaCGTAAACTAGAACAAAATGTTAACATaatgaatttacattttacatacatatacatacatatatatttcatttcttgCTGCACCATTTGATTTACATTCATCATATATATTCACATAATCTTTTGTCGCATAGAAATTAGTTACTTTTCCATATAATTTAGAGTGTTTGTTTTTGAGTGtataaattttatgcaaaGACGAAAAAAAAGCCGCAGAGTatgcaatattatttgtatttcgtGCATTATTTccaatgtaaataataataatttatttcataaataaaacaatgatCATTTTAACTAATATATAAAGCAATTCGTTTTACTTGGgattcaaattgaaaagttgGCGCCAACATTTACCATCGCCATCTATGggcaattattttattgctatcATATGAAATGGCAAATTATAGagtattcaatattatttgtatttcgtgcagtatttctataataatatattttatttataagataATGATTGTTTTAACTAATTCATGTTTCACTTGCATTTACAtctgtttgtttaatttgagAAGTTGTCAGTGACAACTTGTCACCAACAGCTtctggcgccatctattggcAATTATTTTCACGTGAAGTTGGCTGCGCGCGATTCGATAAGCGCAACTATCGACTCCCGATAGACTGCGTGCATATCAGCTGatagtttggtatattctagtatATTGCTGGCGAATACAACCCTGCGAGCACGCCACATTGTGACTGCTGCTGTCAAATTGACATTTGCGCGCTGCAcatctctttcgctctttcttCTTCGAGTGTTCGCCATACAAGATGGTGCgtctaataaaaatttttttccaCGTTCAACCGAAATTAAAATCGCCAATTTCTAATAACATCCGTGATTATTTTTAACTGAAAATATGTGAAAACGATAGCGTGTGTGCTAAGAAATGTGAAATTCGTAAAATTTTTGCACGACCGGCGTGTGCAAATACGATTTGccaacataaacaaattggcgattttaatttgtgttttttttttgttgtatatgatgtgttgtgtgagtgttttACTAATTGAATGTTTGTACGCTTTTACAGACGAAGGGTACCTCGAGCTTTGGTAAACGCCACAATAAGACGCACACTTTGTGCCGTCGCTGTGGACGTTCCTCCTACCACATCCAGAAGTCCACTTGCGCTCAGTGCGGTTACCCAGCTGCCAAGTTGCGTTCGTGTAAGTAGAGAAACTGAAACACCTTGTGCTCTAAACTGGCACATGTCAGCATGATATTgattgcgttttgttttttctcaaTTAGACAACTGGTCCGTTAAGGCCAAGAGGAGGAAGACCACTGGCACTGGCCGCATGAGCCACTTGAAGGTGGTGCGCCGCCGTTTCCGCAACGGATTCCGCGAGGGAACCCAGGCCAAGCCCAAGAAGGCCCAGGCcggcaaataaatttcaacttcAACCAACTCCATGGAAATAATTGAAACATCTTGTGCAgagccacaacagcaaaaaccaACCGCCTAAACATGTGTGTTTTGCCAGGAGcgaaataaatttacttttttttgattaAGTGAATGTGCGTTACACTATTTTTTTTCCTGTTTCGGTGTGTGAAATGTGCAAGGCGCGAAAAAGGCGtcgcaacaacaagcagcaaatgaaaaaagccCAAAATACCCTTCTCTTTTTTATCTTATGCTTTCGcaaatcttttttttacatttttttttattgtgcttTGCAATTACATATATGATTGTGAGTGtgttaaaataattgttgttgcggcaCTTTGGAGAGCTGAACCACATTTTCACGTTGGATGGATGAatggattgattgattgactgactgacacaACACCAAGGTATGTAACTATAGaggcatttttcttttattgcaaATGTGTATTTTTGACGTACGGCGAATTGAATTGTGTATTGCCTGCCCGCTTGCACCTACAACGACAAACGGCAGACCTGCAAAAGCATTCAACGACTGTGgcgcaaaagcaaacaaaaagcaaaaggaatTATGCATCTCTATAGTTGCGTGCTCCCCCTCATCTCATCTATGTATACCCCGCCCCCCTCATGCATTACTGCACGCTGTTGTGGGCCGGCAAAGAGGGTGACAATGGGCAAGTGTCTTGCTCTTTGCCTGCCGTGTCCCTTAGCACAGGGTGTGTAATGAAATGAGGCCCCTGTTTAGCACATCGAACTCATCTCTTCATCTCTGCTCAACTATAATACTTTATCATCTGTACTCTACATTGGAATACACTACACACTTCAATTCAAACGCCAATTTTTAATActctttaaattcattatattAACTTTTTGTATACTTTAAATTATCGTTTgccatattttcaatttattttatcggTATGCACCGAttgttttaaacatttcatttttatattcaacaatCGGATAACTTCGATTTGTATCTTGGCAAATATCTCCATTTTTACTATTGTAgtgtttatatttcaattttatttctcaGTCAATCATTTCCTAtctcataatttatattttatcatattCACATTTTCAACAATCGGATAAATTCGATTTACCTTTTGGCAATGTCTCCAACTTTTACCACTACAATTTTCAaaccattttaattttttcatacTTATACATTAATATCACCTGACTTTACAACTCAATTCTGAATcaagcatattttttttatcgagCGAGAGACTTTATATTTCTTGTGGGCCTCTTTAAACTTCTGGTGTGAATGGATTTGACATAAGGAACTTATTTAGTGATGAAGATTAGGCTGTGCACTAATGTTGTTAGAAGTTGCTCTTGATATTTCTTGAAAGTCTCTGATAGTGTTGGGTAGGATATTTTTTTCAACTATGGCTGAATATTCTTAGGTCAACTATTCATGGCGTGCTACAATTGTTTTCGGCAAATTGTATATTGAAATTGGATTTctctattgaaatttgttgctgaATGAATTATGCTTTTCTTCGTTGGGTTTTCTTTTCAACATCTGTGGTACACTATTATTGTAACACATTTCTAGGGCTACTTCAATAGGGCTTTTCAACAGCTGCTGGAATTTGGAGATGGGAAAATCACGCCGACTGGACTATAGAAGACCATTCTATCAGCTTTATGGAGAATCTATGTATCAGCTAATACGAATACTACATTTTGAAAAGAcaccaataaataaatatcaactGAAAACAAATGGAATCTTTTAACTTCATTGAAACTTGTTAAATTGACATCTATGTAGCTagctaatattaataataataataatatcaataaatcCATAAGTAAAATCTAAACATTGACCGACTAAAACCAGGGCTGCGTAGTCATCAGGGAATTGTCgccgcctaaaagtatgcaacaaaaagtgGCAAATACTTTCGCTAAGCTAACATTAATAATCCAATACgtgtttcatgttttttttttcctttttattaaattaagcaaaaaaaaaagagaagcatTCGACCTCGCTTATAAACTAAATGTCGTAGATggtaatataatatgtatacaaGATAAAACAAGAGCGCGTTTTAGCCAAGCAAGATAATATCGTATCGTAGTTATAGTATAAATCAACAAGCAGTGGTTGGTTATTAATGACTATGAATTGCATTACATTAGTTGTTTAActctcttcttctccttcttcgactatttttttttgttttgtttgctttcctTCTCGATCCATTTGACTAACAGTACAATTTACAATGTATAAAGCGTTTCACTAAAAACTAAAGGGTGGAGGGCTGATCCGCAAGGGTTTGGGGCGGGGACGGAGGGGATTTTTGGGGAGGGATATAAAGGACGTTGgaagtattaaatatacacaTTGCCACTAAATGCTAAAGACAAAACATTTACAAGatacacaaatacaataataataagctcCAGGCTCTCTTCCTAATCGGCGTGTGGATGAGATACGGTTTGGGATTGTGGTTGAGTTAGAGTTTGAGGTTCCTTGGACAGTGAATGcgtcgtgttgttgttggcagtttCAACTAATTTGGGGGACTTGATTGTGGCGGCGCTGGGTCGCTTGATGAGCAGCTTCTTGAGATTCTGGAAGGGCGCATCGAAGAGCACCGTTAGCGCCACTGAGGCCAAAAAGATGGAGATAAATTCGTTGGTATCCAGCTACAAAAGAAACaagttcaaattaaaaaacgtGAAAATGTTGAACCCATGTAAAGACTTACAATAATGGAGACAAAGTTGTAGTAGTGATGAATGTGACGCCTTCGTCCGACATTGTAGAAAAAGACGGGGAACTGCGTCAAGTAGATGGCATACGATAGCTTTGTGGACACCTGGAAGCCGCGCCAGGAGAACAGCTTCGTCAATTGATCTAAAACAAGTAGGAAAAGTATTGAATTAACCGAAACTAGCAAAGCAATTCAAAGGGCAATTACTTGTGTAGCCATTGTGGGAGACAAACACGATCCAGGAGAAGAACAGACACCAGGCAATGGGTGCAAATGCCGCATAGATGGCGGCATGCGTCGAATTATAAACATAGTTGATGTCACCCATGGGTGCAGGACCCAGCAGCGAAGCTAGGACACAAACTGTGGCCGCCAGCCAGCCGAGACGCAACTGCAGACTGCTCAACTGGATACCCTGGAATTTGCGCAACGCATAGCCGAGGAGTATGCCCATGATGTAGACCGTGGAGCGATGTGGTGGGAATGAGTACATATAGTCAGCGGTGCGGAACAAGCGTTGAATGCTGTCGAAAAGATAGGAAAACAAGAGAACTAAGAATAGGGAAACTTAATAAGCAACATTATCTCAGTACTCACTTGGTGCCAAAGTAAATGTAGTTGGACAACTGATTCACAATGGTTGTGTAATAACGCGCTGCCGTTCCGAGTGTGCACAGGAGCAGCAGTGTGATCAGGCCACGACGGGGCCAACGCCACAGAACTAGAATGAAGATCGGGGCGACAGCAAAGAGTTCTGTATCGATGCCCAGATGATGGGTGTGCGTCAGACACATTTCACTGAAGCCGAAATAGTTGTGAATGAAGAGCAGATTGCGCCACCAGTGCTGCTTGCAAATGTCGGCATGGTGTCCCACAACGAGGTTCCACTGTGGTCCAGAGCCCCACAGGGGGAGCACAAATGTGCAGAAGAGTATCAGCGCAGCCAGTGGAGGAACAATACTGTAAAATAGAGTTAAACGATTGTAGTCAACTTGCAAAAAGGTTTAAAGAAGGGAGTAGTCGACATGCTAACACCctgtaattattttttcttaaagtATTGTGAggtataaatactaaatactttgGAATAGTTGACTGCCTAAATGAGCACTTCTAATATACATTAAAAGTGAAAGTAGTCGACTTGTTAAAACCctgtattttgtttcttttttatattttgagatatatttaaattctaaataacTGGAAATAGTTGACTGCTTATTAATCTTtctaatataaattatgcGATTGTTACAGCAAATATCAATGTAACAAAGCATATTTGATAAATAGTCGATGTGTTGATACCCTGCAGTACGAATTATCGTTTTCTAAAAAGCTCATGCTTGGTATATCTGGGTCACTTTTTTGTGCTAACGTGCGACTACGCccaataatacaaatataacatGATTTTAAGTAAATCATTGATGCTGGGTTGTATATTTGACTCCAAAATACTCTATAACAAGTTAAGTTAATGGTTTATTTAAAGGggttttcttatatttttattatggtTAATgatatgttgttttttctCGGTTATTTGAAACTAACCACTTAGATTACTGTCTGATTAAACTGACGTCGTGTctaactatttttgtataagggttttttttttacaaagttttaaaattcatCTTCACTATATTCTAATTCTCtctgttaattttaaatttcaaaatttgtcaATTCTATAACTATGTTAATATATGTCTGTTAACAAAACTTACCGCATTAAGCGACTGATGTATTCGTTCTTGAGGCGTATGGGCTGTTGCTTCATGAGACGGCCAAAGAGCGAGTAGGATGTCAACATGCCACTGAAGAGCAGGAAAGGATCCGTGTAGAGGGAAGCAGCGCGTCCAATCACTGTCCAGGGTTGTCCCAAACTCTCTGACATGGCAGTGCGATTGTTGTAGGGATTGAAGAACATGGCCATCGATTTGTGCGAGAATATCAACATGACAGCATTCAGGAAACGAATGCCATGCACAGCCTCAATGTCTCCCGGCGAGCTGTTCGTGCTGAACAGCCAGCGTAGGTTCTTGTCCAGTGAGAAAGCGGTGCACCAATCATCTGAGGAATTAGAGAGTGACGATTGTTAGAGGGGAGTTTAGTAAGGAGAAAAGATACCggagagtgtgctcgacttgaGATTACTTTAAACCCGAAAACTGGGTTAAGGAAGTATTGTCAACTTAACGGTGCACCAATCATTTAAGGGATTAGGAAGTGACGACTGATAGAGGGGAGTTTAGTGAGTAGGAAAGATACATTCGAAAAGTGGGTTAAGGAAGTAATGTCAACTTAGATTGTTAGGAATTCAGGATGTAAGATTGCTAGACTCAAGTGTGTTGTACCCTGAGATACTACCTTTACTTAGGGAGATTAATTTTTTGCCTGTTTTAAACATTTCCTTCAATTCTCAAAACAATTCCAAGATTGTAGTCTCTGAACTATAGATATAGATTGACTCAGGATGACTTGCAACTTACTCTGCTTCTGTTGAGTCTTGGTGCAGCGATCGTAGACGGTGGAGAGCACAGCCACCGAGAGAATGAGGACAAAGAAGCGCACTGCCCACGTCGTGTTGCGATCCCAGGGCTGCGGATCGCGCACCTGACACATTTGCGGCTCGACGCGGACGTTGAAGGTGATGCCAGTGGAGGCGGTTTGATTGCGCAGATACTCGGCAACGCTGTATTCCACATCGCGGGCCGTGCAACCCGAGGGGACGCAGATGCCCCAGTTGACGAGCGAATAGCGGGGCACACGATGTCCAGGCTGGTGTGAGAGaaagtgagagcgagagcgagagaaattCAGATACGAGTCGAGAAacttcttttaatttgattagttgcttttttttcgtttttctcttttgcctcaattttttttttgtttactgtgGTTCAGTGAACTCGTAAAGATTTGATTAGCATACGATTATGTCAATATATTGGTATTTTGCCCACAAAGTAGCAACAACTAACTATGTTAAtaacaacactaacaacaacaacaatagtgtTGTCTTTGTTTGCGCTTTGCTAAAATTCGTCAAGTTCAATGCCGAAGCTTGCGATCTCGCTTTAGCGTGAGAGCTTTCGTCGTGTCTACGCGCACGTCTatgttgtgtgcgtgtgtgagtgtgtgtgtgtgtgcagtgagCTGAACAAAACGAACTTACGTCATTGAATTCACTTCGGAAGGGACCATGCGACTGCAGCTGCTTGAAGAAGGCCTGCAAACGTTTCGATTTGTGGGGCAACACTGGCTGCGCATACGCCAAACAATATTGACCGCGCAGCACGTCACTTGTGACGTCATCGTTGCTCGATGCCTGTTGTATGGCCAAGCACTGATCAAAGTCGCCCGGCTGATTGATGTTGCCATTCAAAATGCCCGAATTTAGTTTGCCGCTTGCATCGTGCACTGCAACGAAAAGCATAAAGAGGTTAAACACGATTactattatgtattattttgattgtttcTCTCTCCTATGCAATCCACATTGCATTGGAATTgatgttgaaattaaaattggcTGCCgttcatgatgatgatgttgatgatgatgatgatgatgacctTGACTGTGATTTCAGCGGGCGTCGCCAGTTGGCAACTCGTTTCAAGCTTCGTGTATATTcgcttcgttttgttttgtttcgtttcgttctgATTCTGAGCTCGGCTCTCGGCTGTTGTCGCCATCTGGCGGCAGTTTGGTGCCAAGTTCGCAaagctttgttgttgctgctgcaatttgcTGCAGTTGGCTAAAAATTCACTTGTTGCTGCGTTTGGCATTGCTGTTGCAGCCGCTGCTGTGCTGCAAATGTGGGTAAAGTTCGACGCTTGACCTTCACTTTAGCCGCATGACACATGCACACCGCTCGTTACATTTggctgtatatgtgtgtgtgttgcttgcAATTTCAGAACTTGATTATTTGATTCATTTGACTTTGCACTCTTACAATTCATGTCGTCTCGCGTCTGGCGGCCACAATgtggcttcagcttcagcttcgactTGGCCAGTTGGCAATGACtcgaattttgttgtttttgctagCCGACTAGAAGCTTGTCTATTCTCTCGATATAAACGGATACTTACTTTTCAAGGCCCACAAATCAAAGTTGTTCAATGCCTGCATATAGCGTCGCATTTGGGCGCGACATTGTGGAGATGCGTCCGGATTGCGAGCGGCATCAAATGGCTGCGAGATGGCCAAAAACCGTTTACCGATATTGTACAAATAAACtgcaagaaaaagaaaaaggaatttaaaaaaaaatgcattgtagtaaattgtaaaatggCGTGCACAATGATGCTAGCGCCATCTGGCGGCAGTAAACTTCTGCATGCTGTGACGTTGACGCGCGTTGCAAAcgtcatttgcaatttgtcaCAGGTTGGCAATTAAACAAACGTTCGAAAACGTTTAAACgattaatgtcaattttaTTATCGTTGCGTTATCAGTGCGTTTTGCTGATGTCGGCACGTGCCCCCACCCCCCAAAGCGAACAAACAGGAAATCGAACCCGAACGCCAAAATATCGAAACAAACGTCGACAGATGGCATagaaatgtgttttaattaGATGCGTCGCATAGACAGACCacaaatcatcatcatcaaataataattcgaTCGATTGGATTCGAGTCGATAGCATTTGGCTCGCTTAAATCGATATTTGTTCGATTGCCATGATGTGCGTGTCGGTGCGTGTTTGTGCATGTCTGTGTGCGTGCGCCAATCCCCATGCCAAAGTCTAATTAATACAGTTGCTACTCGTGCCACGATCAGCATGCAGTACGCAACGttcacttatttatttttatttattttttttttgttccttgCTTCGTAAGTgtctattttttgttgtagttgttgctgttgttgctttgttcttattaacattatcattatcatggTTCGCCAGTcttctgctgttttttttttatgctaagctaagcaaagcaaatattcAGGCAGCTTGCTATTTCTTCACTCATTTCGCATTCTGAATGCgtctcaacacacacacacacacagactctGTCAGCTACGCTTCATTGCCTGCATCCGTCTTGGATCTGTCGATGCTATGCAGACGCTTAAGAAGAGGGGGGGGGGGAAGGGGGCGAGATTTGTGCCTGGGCAGTCCCCGAAGTGCTAAAATGCGTCAGAGAAGCGCCTGCCCTGTCGtcatattctatatatatatatagatactATATGTTTTTGTATTCTCTTTTGGTACAATTTGTATCAATATATAATCTGCCATATGGGAAAATTT
This region includes:
- the LOC133849076 gene encoding nose resistant to fluoxetine protein 6; amino-acid sequence: MCQRNLVFALLLLCLCCSSNRALNAADGAAAAAAAVANPTCSSLKDNCNLGDNLLALPAASDGSSSDAKVESHMASIFEDKVNYSLKLFADDVVAGAGAAASASATVLDVLHVAAGNLSELELHSSSGSGNFTLRQLVTDDDDIEDDERVYLYNIGKRFLAISQPFDAARNPDASPQCRAQMRRYMQALNNFDLWALKMHDASGKLNSGILNGNINQPGDFDQCLAIQQASSNDDVTSDVLRGQYCLAYAQPVLPHKSKRLQAFFKQLQSHGPFRSEFNDPGHRVPRYSLVNWGICVPSGCTARDVEYSVAEYLRNQTASTGITFNVRVEPQMCQVRDPQPWDRNTTWAVRFFVLILSVAVLSTVYDRCTKTQQKQNDWCTAFSLDKNLRWLFSTNSSPGDIEAVHGIRFLNAVMLIFSHKSMAMFFNPYNNRTAMSESLGQPWTVIGRAASLYTDPFLLFSGMLTSYSLFGRLMKQQPIRLKNEYISRLMRIVPPLAALILFCTFVLPLWGSGPQWNLVVGHHADICKQHWWRNLLFIHNYFGFSEMCLTHTHHLGIDTELFAVAPIFILVLWRWPRRGLITLLLLCTLGTAARYYTTIVNQLSNYIYFGTNIQRLFRTADYMYSFPPHRSTVYIMGILLGYALRKFQGIQLSSLQLRLGWLAATVCVLASLLGPAPMGDINYVYNSTHAAIYAAFAPIAWCLFFSWIVFVSHNGYTNQLTKLFSWRGFQVSTKLSYAIYLTQFPVFFYNVGRRRHIHHYYNFVSIILDTNEFISIFLASVALTVLFDAPFQNLKKLLIKRPSAATIKSPKLVETANNNTTHSLSKEPQTLTQPQSQTVSHPHAD
- the LOC133848496 gene encoding large ribosomal subunit protein eL37A is translated as MTKGTSSFGKRHNKTHTLCRRCGRSSYHIQKSTCAQCGYPAAKLRSYNWSVKAKRRKTTGTGRMSHLKVVRRRFRNGFREGTQAKPKKAQAGK